The window TCCGCCGGGAATCACTTGCCCATTCGTCCGCAGAAATTCCAAATGCATTAATACCTCATCACCAAAATGATGATAGAAATGCTCCACTCGCTCTAGGGTAAAAAAGAACGTTTGGAGATAAGTTAGGGAGGGGTCAGCGCTGCGGGCGTGTAAGGTGGTATGATTCCACGTAAATTCTACTAAGCTGGTTCCTTTGCTGGCTTCTTGAGCGGGTTTCTGATATGTAACTTGACCCCCATTCTCCCGAACTAAATCTTGGAACGGTTCTAGGCATGACTCGGCAATCATCAGTAAGGCACAGTGCTTGTTTTCGGGAAGGTAATTCTTGAGGGCGGTAAAGTAAGAAGGAATGGGCCATGCATGAATGCTGATCAGCTTCTTCATTAAACCATCGCTATGAGCCAAGGCTTCACCAAATCTTGCTGCCGTCATGAAGTCATCAAAGACGACAATAATCTCAGCCCAAGCATAAGCTGGGGCAAGGGGAATTTCTAATTCGGTGATAATGCCATTGGTGCCATAAGCGTGATTTACCTTTTGTACCTCATCCCCACGAAGTTCAAGGACACGCGGTTCATCTTCTAGGGTAACGACACGGACAGCATGAAGATTGCCGCGATCGCGCAATTGCCCATAAGTAATGGAACCAATTCCCCCACTTCCTCCCCCGATAAATCCGCCAATGGTTGCTGTGCGGTACGTTGAGGGCACCATCCGCAACTCCCAACCCATCTCCCGTGCCTGTTTATCAAACGCCGACAGTTTCACCCCAGGTTCCACACAAGCTAATCCGGGTTTAATCCAGCGAATGCCATGCATCCGCGTGGTATCCAGAATTATCCCGCCACTGAGGGGGATACACTGCCCATAGTTACCCGTACCTGCCCCCCGCACGGTTAGGGGTACCTGATACTTGACACAGACTGCCGCCACTCGCAGAACTTCGGCCTCATTCGTGGGACGAACGACTAAATCTGCTCGCTTATCGCAGAGTGTTTGTTGTAGTACTGGGCTGAAATGGTAATAGTCTAGAGACAGTTTGGTAATCTGGGAAGATTCCCTAATAATTTCGATGCCAGCTAGTTCAGATGCGATCGCATCCCAATCAACAAGTTTAGGGGTAGTCGAAGTCATTGGATTTTGGGTGTTGGATGTTGGATTTTCCCCCAAAAAACAGGTGGAGGTTTTGTCTACTTCACTAAGTTAAGGCATGATATATTATGACCTTACCCTATCCGGTCAAGCTAATTTTCTAACTAAATCATCGAGTTCAGCGTAATCGGGTAAAGTCGTATCAATCGCTTTACCTTTTCTGAGCACAAGGCGATCGCTCTGAGGACGGGACAAGAGTTCACTGAAGTTTCGTCCTTTAAATACAATTAAATTAGCCGGTAATCCAACCCCAATTCGACTCACACCAGACAACCCCATTAAGTCAGCCGATGTCTTAGTAACAGCACAAGGCCAATCTCCATAAGGCATATCTAACTGGGCAATCCTGACAGATTGGGTAAAGACTTCTAAAACATCATGATCGCCAAAACCATAAAATGGATCGCGGCAGTTATCGCTAGCAACAGCCACAGGAATACCGTACTGTTTCAATTCATTGAGTAATGTTACTCCCCGCCAGCGTGGTGTAGTGTGGGGCTTTCTATCTTGAAGATAGAGGTTACACATGGGTAGACTAACAATACCAATCCCTGCCTGTTTGACTAAATCCAACGTTTTTTGGACGACATTGGATTCCTGTACAGCTAAACTACAACAGTGACCACAAACCACTTGTCCAGTAAACTCATGACGGAGGGCTGCTTCTGCTACCTTCTGCAAACAAATTGAATTCGGATCGTTGTTTTCATCCGTATGTAAATCTAGATTCAAACCCCGTTCTTTAGCCAGAAAAAATACAGTATCCAGTTCGGCATCTAAGTCAGGATTGATAAAAGCCACTCCCCCAATAATGCCCTTTACTTCAGCAATTTTATCAGCTAAAGCCGCACCTTCTGGGGTTTGGTAGTAGTCAATCGTAACGAGGGAAACGGCTTGCAAAATCAATCGATCACACCATTCTTTTTGCAGGGCTTTGAATACCTCTAAACTAATTTCTGCCTGTTGCCCAAACGAGTCAATATGAGTCCGGATAGCTTGAGTTCCATGGGCATAGCTGCACTTTAAACCAAATTCCATGCGACGATAGACATCTTCCGCCTGCCAATATTGTTCGCTATCTAGTTTTGCGGCTTCAAGAGCACTATCAAAAGTACCATCAGGATTAGGAGAACGTGTCCAAATATGACCTTTATCTAAATGGGTGTGCATATCCACAAAACAAGGCCACACTTGCCCACCGCGCAGATTTACAGTTGGCGTCTCTCCTGTATCGCAGCCATCGGCAGTGATAATTTGGACAATATTACCATCAGCAATTTCCAGGTCAATTAAACATAAACCTTCCCCGGTTTGCTGGGCTGTAACACTAGAGTCATGGAGGCTCAAGACTGACGCAGGTACATGCACATTTTTTAGCCAGTAGTGTTCCGCTGTTGGAATCATCAGATTTAATTAATGCTTGAATATTAGAAACTCAAAAGTTCAAATTACTTTCTATTTTTTCCTCTCTGTGCCCTCTGTGTCTGGAGCAGTTCGTTGATTTTAATTCTCCCGTTTAACAGCACTTTCATGCCAATTATGCAACAAAAAGTCAGATAAAACAGTCAACCCGACAAAAATAACTACACCTAAACTTGTCGTCATCAATAAAGCCGCAAACATCCGAGGAATTTGCAAATTATAGCTTGCCATTAAAATTTGATAAGCAATACCCGATCGCGCCCCACCCGTACCCGCCACAAACTCCGCCACCACCGCACCAATTAACGCCAAACCCCCACTAATCCGCAATCCTCCCAAGAAATAAGGCAAAGCACTGGGTAAACGCAGATACAGCAGAGTCTGCCAGCGCGAAGCTTGATAAAGCTGAAACACATTACTCAAATTGTGGTCAACACTGTTGAGTCCCAGAGTCGTGTTAGAAACAATCGGAAAAAACGCCACAATCCAGGCACAAACCACCAAAGCCGCAAAAGTATTATTCCTCATCCAGATAATGATTAACGGTGCGATCGCCACAATTGGCGTTGTTTGCAAAATCACCGCATAAGGGAAAAAACTCCGTTCAATCCACTTATTCTGAGTAAACAAAATCGCCACCAACAATCCAGAAACCACCGCCGTTACAAAAGCTGCAAGTGTAATTTGCAGGGTAATCATGAGTGAAGGAAACAGCTCATTCCAATCACTCATCAGGGTTTGTAATACTAAAAA of the Allocoleopsis franciscana PCC 7113 genome contains:
- a CDS encoding FAD-binding oxidoreductase — translated: MTSTTPKLVDWDAIASELAGIEIIRESSQITKLSLDYYHFSPVLQQTLCDKRADLVVRPTNEAEVLRVAAVCVKYQVPLTVRGAGTGNYGQCIPLSGGIILDTTRMHGIRWIKPGLACVEPGVKLSAFDKQAREMGWELRMVPSTYRTATIGGFIGGGSGGIGSITYGQLRDRGNLHAVRVVTLEDEPRVLELRGDEVQKVNHAYGTNGIITELEIPLAPAYAWAEIIVVFDDFMTAARFGEALAHSDGLMKKLISIHAWPIPSYFTALKNYLPENKHCALLMIAESCLEPFQDLVRENGGQVTYQKPAQEASKGTSLVEFTWNHTTLHARSADPSLTYLQTFFFTLERVEHFYHHFGDEVLMHLEFLRTNGQVIPGGLQVVRYTTEERLNEIIHYHEEKGAFIANPHTYILEDGGMKTVNVEQLKFKEQIDPYGLLNPGKMRAWLER
- a CDS encoding cytosine deaminase translates to MIPTAEHYWLKNVHVPASVLSLHDSSVTAQQTGEGLCLIDLEIADGNIVQIITADGCDTGETPTVNLRGGQVWPCFVDMHTHLDKGHIWTRSPNPDGTFDSALEAAKLDSEQYWQAEDVYRRMEFGLKCSYAHGTQAIRTHIDSFGQQAEISLEVFKALQKEWCDRLILQAVSLVTIDYYQTPEGAALADKIAEVKGIIGGVAFINPDLDAELDTVFFLAKERGLNLDLHTDENNDPNSICLQKVAEAALRHEFTGQVVCGHCCSLAVQESNVVQKTLDLVKQAGIGIVSLPMCNLYLQDRKPHTTPRWRGVTLLNELKQYGIPVAVASDNCRDPFYGFGDHDVLEVFTQSVRIAQLDMPYGDWPCAVTKTSADLMGLSGVSRIGVGLPANLIVFKGRNFSELLSRPQSDRLVLRKGKAIDTTLPDYAELDDLVRKLA
- a CDS encoding ABC transporter permease; this translates as MLPTPEKNPVATNDSHRVVTQSPQASWIAWFKKLVSPDVIAPIVVGILAILVWEIFVQVTKMPPYLLPGPFLVLQTLMSDWNELFPSLMITLQITLAAFVTAVVSGLLVAILFTQNKWIERSFFPYAVILQTTPIVAIAPLIIIWMRNNTFAALVVCAWIVAFFPIVSNTTLGLNSVDHNLSNVFQLYQASRWQTLLYLRLPSALPYFLGGLRISGGLALIGAVVAEFVAGTGGARSGIAYQILMASYNLQIPRMFAALLMTTSLGVVIFVGLTVLSDFLLHNWHESAVKREN